In Vigna unguiculata cultivar IT97K-499-35 chromosome 3, ASM411807v1, whole genome shotgun sequence, a single genomic region encodes these proteins:
- the LOC114179174 gene encoding uncharacterized protein LOC114179174, with protein sequence MLILPYGANTIQDFNISIPQTMEFRIPETSTNNTAHNLNCSCFFCILSETVPSVRRTRIAKYFKQMSLRNNQEHVLVLSGIWKIAMTKPNDPEFPSLGIFTCMAKLISKGVTHRSWLLRHQNIYIPYYAAHIIGSYTMTKPKFAKKAVKSSVIQPLLELLRGKISWVEQRVALRAMGHLARHKATFEALKAYEVEIIEAATNIASTCLNKVYDDFVGLKKTERLKYHRNLLTRGFGGFELENRKAEEWASQLQCWSLFLLHCFACRERSLRLICKKKFLKKLCGMWGGLSNPSSPSGIGLLKTLCHTQMGRESIASLQEVVESLCHVSRSSDKRQHMAIESLVQLLTDPVTRYKVIDTAAPALADLVELRDVKGKYKVGKKIMQVLLHDFHKIKVRELSLSSERTRRRLEEVWEMKVERVKREKVTSVQEMREKKALSRVLKEEGSERFFGGEIEEAVVKYSEALDLCPLKLRKERMVLHGNRAQCYLLLKDAEGAISDATRALCLSGVARPHSKSLWRRSQAYDMKGLARESLMDCLTFMNSKGFQMPYYAARFFNRQMNSTWLFASAQSKWYNKHPEMKELVANLGQKSRRKVKGMSWYIDVEEGLSKRRECKCRRVSEGRKLVTANVKKH encoded by the exons aTGCTCATCCTTCCCTACGGGGCAAATACCATCCAAGATTTCAATATCTCAATTCCACAAACCATGGAATTCCGAATCCCAGAAACTTCAACCAACAACACTGCTCACAATTTGAACTGTTCCTGTTTCTTCTGCATCTTGTCTGAAACGGTGCCTTCCGTGAGAAGAACCAGAATAGCTAAATACTTCAAACAAATGTCTCTCAGAAACAACCAAGAACATGTGCTGGTCCTAAGTGGGATTTGGAAAATCGCCATGACTAAACCAAACGACCCTGAATTTCCTTCCCTTGGCATCTTCACATGCATGGCCAAACTCATTAGTAAAGGAGTCACTCATAGAAGTTGGCTTCTTAGGCACCAGAACATTTACATACCCTACTACGCGGCACATATCATTGGTTCCTATACCATGACGAAACCCAAGTTTGCCAAAAAAGCTGTTAAGTCCTCAGTGATTCAGCCTTTGCTTGAGCTTCTTCGGGGTAAGATAAGTTGGGTTGAACAAAGGGTTGCACTCAGAGCAATGGGTCATCTAGCCAGACATAAAGCAACTTTTGAAGCCCTTAAAGCATACGAAGTAGAAATCATAGAAGCAGCCACGAACATAGCTTCCACGTGCCTGAACAAGGTATACGATGATTTTGTTGGGTTGAAAAAAACAGAGAGGTTGAAGTACCATAGGAACCTTTTGACAAGAGGGTTTGGAGGGTTTGAATTGGAAAACAGAAAGGCAGAAGAATGGGCCAGCCAGCTTCAATGTTGGTCTCTCTTTCTCCTACACTGCTTTGCATGCAGAGAAAGATCTCTGAGGCTgatatgtaaaaagaaattCTTGAAGAAGTTGTGTGGTATGTGGGGGGGACTATCAAACCCCTCTTCACCTTCTGGAATAGGACTTCTGAAAACCCTGTGTCACACACAAATGGGAAGAGAAAGCATAGCGAGTTTGCAAGAAGTTGTAGAGAgtttgtgtcacgtgtcaagatCCTCAGATAAAAGGCAACACATGGCTATTGAAAGTCTTGTTCAACTTCTCACAGACCCAGTTACGAGGTATAAAGTGATAGACACAGCAGCTCCAGCGCTTGCTGATTTGGTTGAATTAAGAGATGTGAAAGGGAAATACAAAGTTGGTAAGAAAATCATGCAGGTTCTCTTGCACGATTTCCACAAGATCAAGGTTCGCGAGTTGAGTTTGAGTAGTGAAAGAACGAGGAGAAGGTTGGAAGAAGTATGGGAAATGAAGGTGGAGAGagtgaagagagagaaagtgacGAGCGTGCaggaaatgagagaaaaaaaagctTTGTCACGTGTTCTGAAAGAAGAAGGAAGTGAGAGATTTTTTGGTGGGGAGATTGAAGAGGCTGTGGTGAAATACTCAGAGGCTTTAGATTTGTGCCCATTGAAACTAAGGAAAGAGAGAATGGTGCTTCATGGCAATAGAGCTCAGTGTTATTTGCTTCTTAAAGATGCAGAAGGTGCGATCAGTGATGCCACCAGAGCACTGTGCCTATCAGGTGTTGCGCGTCCTCACAGTAAGAGTTTGTGGAGAAGATCACAGGCTTATGACATGAAAGGGCTTGCTAGGGAGAGCTTGATGGATTGTTTAACGTTCATGAACTCAAAGGGGTTCCAGATGCCATACTATGCAGCACGATTTTTCAACAGGCAAATGAATTCCACTTGGCTCTTTGCTTCAGCTCAGTCAAAGTGGTATAACAAACACCCAGAAATGAAAGAACTCGTTGCGAATTTGGGTCAGAAATCGAGGAGAAAAGTGAAAG GTATGAGTTGGTATATTGATGTAGAGGAAGGTTTGAGTAAAAGAAGAGAGTGCAAATGTAGAAGGGTGAGTGAGGGTAGAAAATTAGTGACTGCAAATGTTAAGAAGCATTAG